The following proteins are co-located in the Silene latifolia isolate original U9 population chromosome 1, ASM4854445v1, whole genome shotgun sequence genome:
- the LOC141645888 gene encoding uncharacterized protein LOC141645888, with product MVSEIIGERMVLCEYMQANVLIEKLPSPSWDEYKKHLRNTGTNKRSYDQYNKPQNADKSIKTMTENCWWCDKPGHPAFKCKAKKAYESYRHICTNKDLYKEFKDVDEKEVVYVGNSSKVQVLGIGKVHLKLTSGKVLALENVLYVPDMRRNLISGTLLNKAGLKLTFESDKLVMSKNGQFACKGFCNGDLFVLDVEMNASTSSAYIVESIYI from the exons ATGGTTTCTGAAATTATTGGTGAAAGGATGGTGTTGTGCGAGTATATGCAGGCTAATGTTCTTATTGAGAAATTGCCTTCTCCTAGTTGGGATGAGTATAAAAAACATCTGAG GAATACAGGTACAAACAAGAGGAGCTATGATCAATACAACAAACCACAAAATGCTGATAAATCAATAAAGACAATGACAGAAAATTGCTGGTGGTGTGACAAACCTGGTCATCCCGCTTTCAAGTGCAAGGCCAAGAAAGCTTATGA GAGCTACAGGCATATTTGCACCAACAAAGATCTTTACAAGGAGTTCAAAGATGTTGATGAGAAAGAGGTAGTGTATGTTGGCAACTCCAGCAAGGTTCAAGTCCTCGGTATTGGCAAGGTGCACCTGAAACTCACTTCTGGCAAAGTTTTAGCTCTTGAAAATGTGCTCTATGTGCCTGATATGCGTAGAAATTTGATTTCTGGTACTTTACTTAATAAGGCTGGTCTTAAACTTACTTTTGAGTCTGATAAGTTAGTCATGTCTAAGAATGGTCAGTTTGCTTGCAAAGGTTTTTGTAATGGTGATCTGTTTGTTCTTGATGTTGAAATGAATGCATCTACTTCTTCTGCTTATATCGTTGAGTCCATTTATATTTGA